Proteins from a genomic interval of Bradyrhizobium sp. CCBAU 53340:
- a CDS encoding rhodanese-like domain-containing protein, whose product MANQVQDLTPDEVSKGVAEGRYLLVDVREPNEVEAEAYPYGVVVPLSTFDPKAIPDPQGREVVFACRSGKRSVTASLAAQAAGLPYDKHLAGGMLGWKAAGLPSKVGG is encoded by the coding sequence GTGGCAAATCAAGTACAGGATCTGACCCCGGACGAGGTCTCAAAGGGTGTCGCGGAAGGGCGCTATCTGCTGGTCGACGTGCGCGAGCCAAACGAGGTCGAGGCCGAGGCCTACCCTTACGGCGTCGTCGTGCCGCTCTCGACCTTCGATCCCAAGGCGATCCCCGATCCGCAAGGCAGGGAGGTCGTGTTCGCCTGTCGCTCGGGCAAGCGCTCGGTGACGGCCTCGCTCGCCGCCCAGGCCGCGGGCCTGCCTTACGACAAGCATCTGGCCGGCGGCATGCTGGGCTGGAAGGCGGCGGGGCTTCCCAGCAAGGTCGGTGGCTAG